A genomic region of Cyanobacteria bacterium FACHB-DQ100 contains the following coding sequences:
- a CDS encoding C39 family peptidase produces the protein MTDTTIAANSLTSGGGSAPPTYAGPLEVLVNKPVVLKGNYDAARIRRITLMAEDKVNLDVKLNNGTWQVSMPRGFSTPGARWLRLRGFDASNKLIENRVFYITVSRNPLTVGQSLSVKLLRDTFFKVSTEDSARLNTQQKVLVKAGQTFPVLRYGFIDGHLKLELGSTIAPIGNFGYFYEDHVQLTKGAQILRFSLDDVPDIPLAAHLLITQTTFFKTSPADSSLLAANQRTNVLKGQVFQITGYACTRGHFRVTLKDPIPGFGDRGFIFWQYAQIERNGREVPYDSSALTVTALRDTVIKKRPVDSSELQPDERSTFNANEFYGVASYMIEGGHIKVSLNEELPNFGNTGYIFPDFVRMSRGNRAFNPIPGSVELNVPYFSQRDNPRFYWSTCNVTAIAMCMSYLGTRAREGGQLEDELLQWCFIEDGEGSQINHNTLSKLIDAYGFDGTFSTEWTFRDVREELINGRPVVLCGMFTSYGHIVTVIGYTPNGYIVNDPWGDALTGYADTEGRKLLYPYDYTNRVCGPDGKVWAHFIRRRA, from the coding sequence ATGACAGACACGACGATCGCAGCCAATTCGCTAACTTCAGGAGGCGGGAGTGCGCCTCCAACCTATGCTGGGCCTTTAGAAGTATTGGTGAATAAGCCAGTGGTTCTCAAGGGCAACTATGATGCTGCTCGTATCAGGCGGATCACATTGATGGCTGAAGATAAAGTGAACCTAGATGTGAAGCTCAACAATGGAACCTGGCAGGTCTCGATGCCGCGAGGATTCTCCACACCCGGAGCGCGTTGGCTGCGGCTCAGAGGATTTGATGCCAGCAATAAGCTCATCGAAAATCGCGTCTTTTACATTACTGTGAGCCGTAATCCGTTAACGGTGGGACAGTCTCTTTCTGTGAAACTGCTGCGAGACACCTTTTTCAAGGTTTCAACCGAGGATTCTGCGCGGCTCAACACTCAGCAAAAGGTATTAGTCAAAGCCGGACAAACATTTCCCGTACTGCGATACGGCTTTATTGATGGGCATTTGAAATTAGAGCTAGGGAGCACAATCGCGCCGATCGGAAATTTTGGTTATTTCTACGAAGACCATGTGCAACTGACGAAAGGAGCACAGATTCTCAGGTTTTCGCTTGATGATGTTCCCGATATTCCTTTAGCAGCACATCTTCTGATCACCCAAACCACCTTTTTCAAAACTTCTCCTGCCGATTCTTCGCTGCTGGCAGCTAATCAAAGAACAAACGTGCTGAAAGGTCAAGTCTTTCAAATTACAGGATATGCCTGCACTCGCGGACATTTTCGAGTGACGCTGAAAGATCCGATCCCCGGTTTTGGCGATCGTGGCTTTATCTTCTGGCAGTATGCCCAGATTGAGCGCAACGGGCGGGAAGTGCCCTATGATTCGAGTGCTTTAACGGTGACAGCGCTACGCGACACCGTGATCAAAAAGCGTCCGGTGGATTCGTCGGAGCTTCAACCGGATGAACGATCGACCTTTAATGCGAATGAGTTTTACGGGGTCGCAAGCTACATGATTGAAGGCGGACATATCAAAGTGTCACTGAATGAAGAATTGCCGAACTTTGGGAATACGGGCTATATATTCCCGGACTTTGTGCGGATGAGTCGGGGCAATCGCGCCTTTAATCCGATTCCCGGTTCTGTTGAATTGAATGTGCCGTACTTCTCACAGCGAGACAATCCCCGGTTTTACTGGTCTACTTGTAATGTGACGGCGATCGCGATGTGTATGTCCTATCTTGGAACTCGCGCCCGTGAAGGCGGTCAACTTGAAGATGAATTGTTGCAGTGGTGCTTCATCGAAGATGGAGAAGGATCTCAAATCAATCACAACACCTTATCGAAGCTGATCGATGCTTATGGATTTGATGGCACGTTTAGTACCGAGTGGACATTTCGGGACGTGCGAGAAGAACTGATCAATGGTCGTCCGGTGGTGTTGTGTGGCATGTTTACGTCTTATGGTCATATTGTGACGGTGATTGGCTATACGCCGAATGGCTATATTGTGAATGATCCTTGG
- a CDS encoding DUF554 domain-containing protein: MLITSIWEIHLASLSLWDKTSGTWINVATVLVGSAIGLMLQGSWPARMQRIITQGLGLLTLFLGVTMASSLLKVKLGAIDGVIIGLFAIVLGGLLGEWWQLEARLHMIGDQIKRRVKGGGSFTEGWVAASLLFCVGPMTIVGSLNNGLTGNNTLLSIKAAMDGLASIALSSSYGIGVVFSILPIAVYQGGLSIAAGLLAQSLSDPTTAPAVLLTSGVGGLMVIGLGLNLLEIARLSVAAFLPGLLLAPLFSAIIERLA; this comes from the coding sequence ATGCTGATCACTTCAATTTGGGAAATCCATCTTGCATCGCTGAGCCTATGGGACAAGACCAGCGGCACTTGGATCAATGTCGCAACGGTTTTAGTCGGTAGTGCAATAGGACTGATGCTGCAAGGGAGTTGGCCTGCTCGAATGCAGCGCATTATTACTCAAGGGCTGGGGCTATTAACGCTGTTTTTGGGTGTCACAATGGCATCGAGCTTGCTAAAAGTCAAACTCGGCGCGATCGATGGCGTGATTATTGGGCTGTTTGCGATCGTTCTGGGTGGTCTGCTGGGCGAGTGGTGGCAACTCGAAGCAAGGCTGCATATGATCGGCGATCAGATTAAACGCAGGGTGAAAGGGGGCGGCAGTTTTACTGAGGGATGGGTAGCGGCAAGTTTGCTGTTTTGCGTTGGGCCAATGACGATCGTTGGCAGCTTAAATAACGGCTTAACCGGAAACAATACGCTGTTATCGATTAAAGCTGCAATGGACGGACTCGCCTCGATCGCGCTTAGTAGTAGTTATGGAATTGGGGTCGTGTTTTCGATTTTGCCGATCGCCGTTTATCAAGGTGGACTGTCGATCGCAGCCGGGTTACTCGCTCAATCGCTTAGCGATCCAACCACGGCTCCAGCCGTGTTGTTAACTTCGGGAGTAGGTGGATTAATGGTGATTGGGCTGGGTTTGAACTTATTAGAAATTGCGCGGTTGAGCGTTGCTGCATTTTTGCCAGGATTGCTGCTTGCACCGTTGTTCTCTGCAATCATCGAACGGTTGGCGTAA
- the menH gene encoding 2-succinyl-6-hydroxy-2,4-cyclohexadiene-1-carboxylate synthase, with amino-acid sequence METKLSFRLTSNPSRQSDSSIAVFLHGFLGSGMEFDAITAQLGGRSLTIDLPGHGETRFSDQYTMENTATAIVNLLDELAIDRASLVGYSMGGRFALYLALNYPERFEKAIIESGSPGLKTERERAERIKRDCELADRIRTDFDQFLIDWYNQPLFQSIKVHPQFEQMLKERSRNNPVELARSLLEMGTGMQPNLWGKLQSHRQPLLLMAGERDRKFVALNQEMASLCETAELAIASNTGHNIHFESPEWYIQQIKDFLIEPVKKQPYR; translated from the coding sequence ATGGAAACCAAATTGTCGTTCCGATTGACTTCTAACCCAAGTAGGCAGAGCGATTCGTCGATCGCGGTCTTTCTGCATGGATTTCTGGGCAGTGGTATGGAGTTTGATGCGATCACGGCGCAATTGGGGGGTCGAAGTCTCACGATCGATCTTCCGGGTCATGGTGAAACTCGATTTTCAGATCAGTACACGATGGAAAATACAGCAACTGCGATCGTCAACTTACTAGATGAGTTAGCAATCGATCGAGCGAGTTTGGTCGGCTATTCAATGGGAGGACGATTCGCGCTGTACTTGGCGTTAAATTATCCAGAGCGATTTGAGAAAGCAATCATCGAGTCAGGGTCTCCGGGATTGAAAACAGAACGAGAAAGAGCGGAGCGCATCAAGCGCGATTGTGAGTTAGCCGATCGGATTCGGACGGATTTTGATCAGTTTTTGATCGATTGGTACAATCAGCCGTTATTTCAATCGATCAAAGTGCATCCACAATTTGAGCAGATGCTGAAAGAACGATCGCGTAACAATCCGGTTGAACTTGCGCGATCACTTCTTGAAATGGGAACGGGAATGCAGCCGAACTTATGGGGGAAATTACAATCGCATCGGCAGCCGTTATTGTTGATGGCAGGAGAGCGCGATCGTAAGTTCGTCGCTCTGAATCAAGAAATGGCATCGCTCTGTGAAACGGCAGAATTAGCGATCGCGTCCAACACTGGACACAATATTCATTTTGAGAGTCCAGAGTGGTACATCCAGCAAATCAAAGACTTCTTGATTGAACCCGTAAAAAAGCAGCCCTATCGCTAA
- a CDS encoding aspartate aminotransferase family protein, translating to MVLDISLPESLDAFWMPFTANRQFKAKPRLMASAKDMHYTTVDGRSVLDGTAGLWCVNAGHCRDRIVQAIYQQAATLDFSPTFQMGHPAPFALADRLAKMLPGDLDHIFFANSGSEAVDTALKIALAYHRVRGEASRTRLIGRERGYHGVGFGGVSVGGIAPNRKFFGSLLPGVDHLPHTHNLEQNAFSRGQPTWGAHLADELERIVTLHDPSTIAAVIVEPVAGSTGVLIPPVGYLEKLRSICDKYGILLIFDEVITGFGRLGRGFATEYFGVMPDLMCVAKGITNAAVPMGAVFARSYLYDAFMHGQENAIELFHGYTYSGHPLACAAAMATLDIYEEEGLFDRARDLSPYWEEAMHSLKGLPHVIDVRNLGLVAGIELASIPGQPGVRAYNAMVDCFEQGLLIRTTGDIIALSPPLILEKHHIDEMVERLASVLKGLA from the coding sequence ATGGTCTTAGATATTTCCTTACCAGAAAGCTTAGATGCGTTCTGGATGCCTTTTACTGCAAATCGACAGTTCAAAGCCAAGCCCCGTCTGATGGCATCTGCCAAAGATATGCACTACACGACGGTAGACGGTCGATCGGTGTTGGATGGAACCGCAGGTTTATGGTGTGTGAATGCGGGACATTGTCGCGATCGCATTGTGCAAGCAATTTATCAGCAAGCCGCGACATTAGATTTTTCGCCAACGTTTCAAATGGGACATCCGGCTCCGTTTGCGTTAGCCGATCGCTTAGCAAAGATGCTGCCAGGGGATTTAGATCACATCTTCTTTGCGAATTCTGGATCAGAGGCAGTCGATACGGCGTTAAAAATTGCGCTGGCGTATCATCGGGTGCGGGGTGAGGCGAGTCGAACCCGATTGATCGGACGAGAGCGCGGGTACCACGGCGTTGGATTTGGCGGCGTTTCAGTAGGAGGAATCGCACCGAATCGCAAGTTCTTCGGGAGTTTGTTGCCGGGAGTGGATCATTTACCGCATACGCACAATTTGGAGCAGAACGCTTTTAGTCGAGGACAGCCCACCTGGGGGGCGCATTTAGCCGATGAGCTAGAACGCATCGTCACTTTGCATGATCCTTCGACGATCGCGGCTGTGATTGTTGAGCCTGTGGCGGGATCAACGGGTGTGTTAATTCCACCTGTGGGATATTTGGAGAAACTGCGATCGATCTGCGATAAATACGGCATTTTGTTGATTTTTGACGAAGTGATCACGGGCTTTGGTCGCTTAGGTCGGGGATTTGCAACCGAATATTTTGGGGTAATGCCAGATCTCATGTGTGTCGCGAAAGGAATTACCAATGCGGCAGTTCCAATGGGTGCGGTGTTTGCGCGATCGTATCTCTATGATGCGTTTATGCACGGGCAGGAGAACGCGATCGAGCTTTTCCACGGATACACCTATTCAGGGCATCCCTTAGCTTGTGCCGCAGCAATGGCAACGCTGGATATTTACGAAGAGGAAGGCTTGTTCGATCGTGCCCGTGATTTATCGCCTTATTGGGAAGAGGCGATGCACTCGCTGAAAGGCTTGCCGCATGTAATTGATGTGCGGAATTTGGGCTTAGTGGCAGGCATTGAGCTTGCATCGATTCCGGGACAGCCAGGAGTCCGGGCTTACAATGCAATGGTTGATTGTTTTGAGCAAGGATTACTGATTAGAACGACCGGAGATATTATTGCGTTATCGCCACCGTTAATTTTGGAAAAACATCACATTGATGAAATGGTTGAGCGTTTAGCGAGTGTGCTAAAGGGGCTAGCATGA
- a CDS encoding CHASE2 domain-containing protein: MNWRLSRAGWRLLPGAIALGLVMGSINFGWIKPLEQVAYSALFRLRGERQWDDRLVLVTIDDDSIKQLGRFPWKRTQYVKLIDRLTAADAGVIAIDVLFSELTPEDAAFAAAIARSNRVVLTQAEGKGGLPLLPVPQLEAATVASGHIRIQSDEDGIARSIEPQFRQVWAFGIAATLTYSMLREAIALPDFSQRIWLNWVGQADAAPQYSFARVIRGEIPDSAFRDKLVLVGVTATAIDAHPTPFDRNPAASGVHVQATLINNLLQSNLLTPIQPPFVLLLLISAIGSLSFSLLLSYWHTEIQLAIATVAVAGWVGTSLALLNANYLPSILPPIGLITISTIATVLIERSRIHRNLEQQIKQIQQRYHIESEPQDAENLAQFASMQELTRLTTLVDQLGRSQATQATIVHCLPIALVACDLEGRVWFCNAIAASMLNIQAGRCLEPILVPNWINPEQWQEVLQHPHRIATEQLRQERWFRLQIEPLEIRADGILMTLEDITIYKTIELNLDDQVEELQQLSELKDEYLSTVSHELRAPLTNMKMALQLFRIAKTESQREKYIKILNAECDRESELVNTLLDLQRLESGRQSIDVTPIDLETWLPELLEPFFRRTESRQQTLELEISPALPVLHSDRAALERILIELINNACKYTPPTEHIIVFADWIAPHVELSIKNSGVEIPPEARSRIFERFYRVPNADPWKQGGSGLGLALVQKLVESLQGTIGVSSDQGWTRFTVQLPIQPGKTYQ, translated from the coding sequence ATGAACTGGCGCTTGAGTAGAGCTGGATGGCGCTTGCTTCCAGGTGCGATCGCTCTTGGTCTGGTGATGGGTTCGATCAATTTCGGGTGGATCAAGCCGCTTGAGCAAGTGGCGTATTCTGCCTTGTTTCGGTTACGGGGGGAGCGGCAATGGGACGATCGCCTAGTGCTGGTGACGATCGATGATGACAGCATTAAGCAACTCGGGCGATTTCCTTGGAAGAGAACGCAATATGTCAAATTAATTGATCGGTTGACCGCAGCCGATGCAGGTGTGATTGCGATCGACGTTTTGTTTTCTGAATTAACTCCGGAGGATGCTGCATTTGCAGCGGCGATCGCACGATCAAATCGAGTCGTTTTGACGCAAGCAGAGGGTAAAGGCGGTTTACCGTTGCTGCCGGTTCCGCAGCTTGAGGCAGCAACCGTGGCAAGTGGACATATTCGGATACAGTCAGACGAGGATGGAATTGCACGATCGATTGAGCCGCAGTTCCGTCAGGTTTGGGCATTTGGCATCGCAGCGACGCTGACTTATTCAATGCTGCGAGAGGCGATCGCGCTCCCTGATTTTAGTCAGCGCATTTGGCTGAACTGGGTAGGACAGGCTGATGCAGCGCCACAGTATTCATTTGCGCGGGTGATTCGCGGAGAAATTCCCGATTCGGCGTTTCGAGACAAACTTGTACTTGTGGGAGTGACGGCGACGGCGATCGATGCACATCCAACTCCGTTTGACCGCAATCCTGCTGCAAGCGGTGTGCATGTTCAAGCGACGCTGATCAATAACCTATTACAGAGCAATCTTTTAACTCCGATACAGCCCCCGTTCGTGCTGTTACTCTTGATCTCTGCGATCGGGAGTCTTAGTTTTAGTCTATTACTTAGCTATTGGCACACAGAAATTCAACTTGCGATCGCGACAGTTGCGGTAGCAGGTTGGGTTGGAACAAGTCTTGCATTGCTAAACGCAAACTATTTGCCTTCAATTCTTCCGCCAATTGGGTTGATTACGATAAGTACGATCGCGACGGTACTGATTGAGCGATCAAGAATTCACAGGAATTTAGAACAGCAGATCAAACAGATTCAGCAACGCTATCATATCGAATCGGAACCCCAGGATGCGGAAAACCTGGCTCAGTTTGCATCAATGCAAGAGTTAACGCGATTAACAACGCTAGTGGATCAGTTAGGACGATCACAAGCCACGCAAGCTACGATTGTACATTGTTTACCGATTGCTTTAGTGGCGTGTGATTTAGAGGGGCGAGTTTGGTTTTGTAATGCGATCGCTGCTTCGATGTTAAACATTCAAGCGGGTCGTTGCCTTGAACCGATTTTAGTTCCGAATTGGATTAATCCTGAACAATGGCAAGAAGTTCTGCAACATCCCCATCGAATTGCAACAGAGCAATTGCGACAAGAGCGCTGGTTTCGGCTTCAGATCGAACCGCTAGAAATTCGCGCTGATGGTATTTTGATGACGCTAGAAGATATCACTATTTACAAAACGATCGAACTTAATTTAGACGACCAGGTTGAAGAGTTACAGCAGCTTAGCGAACTGAAAGATGAATATCTAAGTACCGTTTCTCATGAATTGAGAGCGCCGCTGACCAACATGAAAATGGCATTACAGCTTTTTAGGATTGCGAAGACGGAATCACAGAGAGAGAAATACATTAAAATACTGAATGCCGAATGCGATCGCGAATCCGAATTAGTGAATACGTTACTCGATCTGCAACGTCTAGAGTCCGGACGACAATCGATTGACGTGACCCCGATCGATCTCGAAACTTGGCTGCCCGAACTGCTAGAACCATTTTTTCGTCGCACAGAATCGCGACAACAAACGCTTGAACTTGAGATCAGTCCAGCGCTTCCCGTCTTGCATAGCGATCGTGCAGCACTAGAGCGAATTCTGATAGAACTCATCAACAATGCTTGCAAATACACTCCACCAACGGAGCACATTATCGTGTTTGCAGACTGGATTGCGCCTCATGTGGAACTTAGCATCAAAAATTCGGGAGTTGAAATTCCTCCAGAAGCGCGATCGAGAATTTTTGAGCGCTTCTATCGGGTTCCTAACGCTGATCCCTGGAAACAAGGGGGTTCAGGACTAGGGCTTGCGCTGGTACAAAAATTAGTTGAATCGCTACAAGGCACGATCGGAGTCAGTAGCGATCAGGGCTGGACAAGATTCACGGTTCAACTTCCCATTCAACCTGGTAAAACCTATCAATAG
- a CDS encoding FecR domain-containing protein: MRVSILSCVFLACCIPTFALAQTRDLRVRVDRWLLVQRMVGSVNYDRPSGSRPARVGDRLQAIGEGITTGVNSRADLLLDTGIGVINVLESTRLRLQRLDVARNNGRVTHLNVTRGQVRLKLRRFTSPGTELEIRTPAGLSGVRGTDFGVTVQPDGKTGIATLTGAVVTAARGRQVRVPGGYQNLTIPGERPLPAVPLRNDTTLRTQLIRRIDRGVRKVQIVGRVDPVNIVRINEVPQILDRNGAFRSSGFLVVSFLRVKVEVITPLGKSQTYELALE; encoded by the coding sequence ATGAGAGTGTCTATCCTATCTTGCGTTTTTCTAGCCTGCTGTATTCCAACTTTTGCCCTCGCACAAACTAGAGATTTGCGGGTTCGGGTTGATCGCTGGCTACTCGTTCAGCGAATGGTTGGCAGTGTAAATTACGATCGCCCCTCTGGATCAAGACCTGCGCGAGTAGGCGATCGACTTCAAGCGATCGGTGAGGGCATCACAACCGGAGTGAATTCGAGGGCTGATTTGCTGCTAGACACAGGAATTGGAGTCATCAACGTCTTAGAATCGACTCGCTTAAGGTTACAGCGATTGGATGTAGCACGGAATAACGGTAGGGTCACTCATCTCAATGTCACACGCGGACAAGTGCGCCTGAAGCTACGGCGATTTACAAGTCCTGGCACTGAATTAGAAATCCGAACGCCCGCCGGACTCAGTGGAGTACGCGGAACAGATTTTGGAGTCACAGTGCAGCCCGATGGCAAAACGGGGATTGCGACGCTGACGGGTGCAGTCGTGACAGCGGCTCGCGGGAGACAAGTTAGAGTGCCGGGTGGATATCAGAATCTAACCATTCCGGGGGAGCGTCCCTTGCCTGCGGTTCCGTTGCGAAACGACACGACATTAAGAACGCAATTGATCAGGCGAATCGATCGTGGAGTCCGCAAGGTTCAAATTGTCGGTCGTGTCGATCCAGTCAATATCGTCAGAATCAACGAAGTTCCCCAAATTCTCGATCGCAATGGTGCGTTTCGCAGTTCAGGGTTTTTAGTTGTCTCGTTTTTACGGGTTAAGGTGGAAGTAATCACTCCATTAGGCAAGTCTCAAACTTATGAACTGGCGCTTGAGTAG
- a CDS encoding YegS/Rv2252/BmrU family lipid kinase: MQKAHLIFNPVAGQGNAEQELELIQWLLSEKFDLETKLTSPDRDADELAAESVSEGVDALFVSGGDGTVSAAANAVIRTEIPLGVIARGTANAFANALSIPTTIEAACETILNQQTKVIDVAFCNKHPMILLAGIGFEAETIQLASREAKNRLGILAYVLAGIRKLRDLDRFEAEVETDEKIISFTASALTVANAAPATSVLAQGPAGLIVDDGMLDLTIVAPANRTSAIAATYHLLQSALSGNPAERDDIGYLRSKRFKITTNPPQKVVLDGEMSGTTPIEVECVPAGLTVFMNDPEAEIPTEKIDGLPDLVIEPKDAPV, from the coding sequence ATGCAGAAAGCACATTTAATTTTTAATCCGGTGGCGGGTCAGGGAAACGCAGAACAGGAATTAGAGCTAATCCAGTGGTTATTAAGCGAAAAGTTCGACTTAGAAACGAAATTAACTTCTCCCGATCGCGATGCGGATGAACTTGCAGCAGAATCAGTCAGCGAAGGTGTAGACGCGCTGTTTGTGTCAGGCGGAGACGGTACAGTTTCTGCTGCGGCGAATGCTGTGATCCGCACGGAGATTCCTTTAGGTGTGATCGCACGCGGGACTGCAAATGCGTTTGCAAATGCGCTCTCGATCCCCACGACGATCGAAGCTGCCTGCGAAACGATTCTGAATCAGCAAACGAAAGTAATTGACGTAGCATTCTGCAACAAGCACCCGATGATTCTGCTCGCCGGGATTGGATTTGAAGCAGAAACAATTCAGCTTGCCAGCCGCGAAGCCAAGAATCGGCTGGGAATTCTGGCCTATGTTCTTGCAGGTATCCGCAAGCTGCGGGATCTAGATCGCTTTGAAGCCGAAGTCGAAACCGACGAGAAGATTATTTCGTTTACCGCTTCGGCGCTCACCGTGGCGAATGCCGCTCCTGCCACTTCGGTACTCGCTCAAGGCCCAGCAGGGTTGATTGTCGATGATGGAATGCTGGATTTGACGATCGTTGCCCCTGCAAATCGCACTAGCGCGATCGCTGCGACTTATCATCTGCTGCAATCTGCTCTTAGCGGCAATCCAGCGGAACGCGATGATATTGGCTATTTGCGATCGAAGCGCTTTAAAATCACGACCAATCCACCGCAAAAAGTAGTGCTGGATGGCGAAATGAGCGGCACAACCCCGATCGAGGTGGAATGTGTTCCGGCGGGACTCACCGTTTTTATGAACGATCCGGAGGCAGAAATTCCGACTGAAAAAATCGACGGTTTACCCGATCTTGTGATTGAGCCAAAAGATGCTCCAGTCTGA
- a CDS encoding response regulator transcription factor — MPRILIIDDDPTIAELVAVNLEMAGYDVSQASDGNRGQALALQLQPDLILLDLMLPQVDGFTICQRIRRDERTADIPVLMLTALSQTQNIVEGFNAGADDYLKKPFEVDEMLARVRALLRRTDRIPQAAKHSEILSYGPLILVPERFEAIWFGKTVKLTHLEFELLHCLLQRHGQTVSPSEILKEVWGYDPDDDIETIRVHVRHLRTKLEPDPRHPKYIKTVYGAGYCLELPSESIEEVQMAG; from the coding sequence ATGCCTAGAATCTTAATTATTGATGACGACCCAACGATCGCGGAACTCGTCGCAGTCAACCTAGAGATGGCAGGCTACGATGTCAGTCAAGCCTCAGATGGCAATCGCGGACAAGCCCTCGCACTCCAGCTCCAACCCGATCTGATTTTGTTGGATCTGATGCTGCCGCAAGTCGATGGCTTTACGATCTGTCAGCGCATTCGCCGCGATGAGCGCACCGCCGATATTCCCGTCTTGATGCTGACCGCGCTCAGTCAAACTCAAAACATTGTGGAGGGCTTCAATGCAGGCGCAGACGACTATCTGAAGAAGCCGTTTGAAGTCGATGAAATGCTGGCGCGAGTCCGAGCATTGTTGCGTCGTACCGATCGCATTCCCCAAGCCGCAAAACACTCTGAAATTCTCAGCTATGGCCCTTTGATCCTAGTGCCCGAACGCTTTGAGGCGATCTGGTTTGGCAAAACCGTAAAGCTGACGCATCTAGAGTTTGAACTGCTGCACTGCTTGCTTCAGCGCCACGGTCAGACTGTTTCTCCGAGCGAAATCCTCAAGGAAGTTTGGGGATATGATCCCGATGATGATATCGAAACCATTCGGGTGCATGTGCGCCATTTGAGAACCAAGCTTGAACCTGATCCCCGGCATCCGAAATACATCAAAACGGTGTATGGTGCGGGTTACTGTCTAGAACTGCCCAGCGAAAGCATCGAAGAAGTTCAGATGGCAGGTTAA
- the arfB gene encoding aminoacyl-tRNA hydrolase: MLQISKTIAIPDSEIELSAIRSQGAGGQNVNKVATAIHLRFDIAASSLPERIKTRLLERNDNRITKDGIVVIKAQSQRTQEQNREEALNRLKDLIKSAIVVPKKRKPTIPSRSAQEKRLDSKTKRGHIKALRGKVTNSD, from the coding sequence ATGCTGCAAATTTCTAAAACGATCGCCATCCCCGACTCGGAGATTGAACTGAGTGCGATTCGTTCTCAAGGTGCAGGCGGACAAAATGTGAATAAAGTGGCAACTGCAATTCATCTCCGGTTTGATATTGCGGCTTCTTCGCTGCCAGAACGGATCAAAACTCGCCTTCTGGAGCGAAATGACAATCGGATCACCAAAGATGGCATTGTGGTGATTAAAGCGCAATCACAGCGTACACAAGAGCAAAATCGCGAAGAAGCTTTGAATCGGTTAAAAGACCTGATCAAGAGCGCGATCGTCGTACCAAAAAAACGGAAGCCTACAATTCCAAGCCGCAGTGCTCAGGAAAAGCGGCTCGACAGCAAAACTAAGCGAGGACACATCAAAGCGCTCAGAGGCAAAGTGACCAACAGCGATTAG
- a CDS encoding peroxiredoxin: protein MPLNVGDTAPDFTVKDTNGNTVKLSDYAGRAVVLYFYPKDDTPGCTKEACSFRDNYTQYTSKGIPVFGVSMDDEASHQRFTEKYSLPFPLLADTNGAITQAYDVDGGGYSKRVTYVVGADGKIVQVHTTIQTDTHATDILQQLAL from the coding sequence ATGCCGCTCAATGTGGGCGATACTGCCCCCGATTTCACCGTAAAAGACACGAACGGCAACACCGTTAAGCTCTCAGACTATGCAGGTCGAGCGGTCGTATTGTATTTCTATCCCAAGGACGACACGCCCGGTTGCACCAAAGAAGCGTGCAGTTTTCGTGACAATTACACCCAGTACACCAGTAAAGGAATTCCTGTGTTTGGCGTAAGTATGGACGATGAAGCCTCACACCAGCGCTTCACCGAAAAATACAGTCTGCCGTTTCCACTCCTTGCAGATACCAATGGAGCCATCACCCAAGCCTATGATGTCGATGGCGGCGGCTATTCCAAGCGCGTGACTTATGTGGTGGGTGCAGATGGCAAGATCGTTCAAGTGCATACGACGATTCAGACGGATACTCACGCAACGGATATCTTGCAGCAATTAGCCCTGTAG
- a CDS encoding chlororespiratory reduction protein 7, with the protein MSAATMYDEEHFVVLETNQPEAILTATELSEKLRSILAARQDELPTDIKQAGGIDDQIRYLIDTTCELGMASGEYLQWYAIRLEK; encoded by the coding sequence ATGTCTGCGGCAACTATGTATGATGAGGAGCATTTTGTCGTGCTCGAAACGAACCAGCCTGAAGCGATCCTAACCGCGACTGAATTGAGCGAAAAGCTACGATCGATTCTCGCAGCTCGGCAAGACGAATTGCCCACAGATATCAAACAAGCGGGTGGGATCGACGATCAGATCCGCTATCTGATCGATACCACTTGTGAGCTAGGTATGGCTTCCGGTGAGTATTTGCAGTGGTATGCAATTCGGCTCGAAAAGTAA